The region atttcagattttttttatgatgtaaGTTGATCTCAAGTGCATTCAAAGATATAACCCAGCAAATTTTGCAGcaaattcattttctttttgattgattttagcTGTCAGATAGGgcttttgtgctgcattcatgtggctttggaggaggaggaggaggaggaggaggaggaggaggaggaggtgaggagcaGCTGACAGACTCTCCTGGTTCTCCTCCTGCAGAAACGGTGCCCCTGGACCCGCGCTGTGGTCTGGTCCTGGACCAGGGAACGTGTCGGGACTACAACATCCGCTGGTACTACGACCGGCAGGCCAACGCCTGCGCCCAGTTCTGGTACGGCGGTTGCCACGGCAACAAGAACCGCTTCGACACCGAGGCCGAGTGCAAACGGACGTGTGTGACGGGCAGAACCACCGGTACCCACACCTTCAACACGCTCAAtctctctttttattctctttttctctcatttcctcCCTCTGAAACTGGGTTAAAATTtgacaatacttgagtaaatgtacttagttactttctaaACTtctctttttaacccttttatgtcttttttaagacattttgtgcatctttttgtgtaatttgtatctgtttgtagctgttttgtgccCCTTTGTCGCCTGTTTTCAGCTTTCGTTAATTTTCAGGtctagatttaacataaaaacacgaTAAATTTAGACTATAGAGAgacaaaaacagccaaaaaacacataaaaagatgacaaaggtgcaaaaaacagctacaaatagattcaaattacacaaaaagacataaaagggttaaaagagacacattttgaggttcttTACTTGACTAttgccattttatgtaactttatacttctacttcactatatttttaaatattgaaactttttactccactacatttatctgacagcttcaggttgacatttaacatgaaaacatgatacatttagacataaaatgactatacagagacaaaaaacaaccaaaaattacactaaagaagaaaaaaaactccacaaaactaccaaaaatatgCTAAATGTCTATTCAGGCACATAAAACAACCAGAAAGAGATATAGATTATAAAAAACGATGCTGAAAactgccaaaaaatacataaaaagacaacagaggggcacaaaacagctacaaatagatacaaattacacaaaaagatgcacaaaatgtccaaaaaaaatacataaaagggttaaaaaaaagacgacTTGAGTAAaggtacttagttacattccacctctggttattaaatgtctctttttaacccttttatgtctttttaagacattttgtgcatctttttgtgtaatttgtatctatttgtagctgttttgtgccCCTCTTTCGTCTGTtttcagctttagttactttttaggttgagatttaacataaaaacatgataaatttagacataaaatgactatagagagacaaaaaacagccaaaaagtacatgaaaagaacacaaaattacaaaaaatatgccCAGAGGcataaaagggttaaaaagagaCGTTTAATAACCAATTTTGAGggtctttacttgagtatttccattttatgtaactttatactccattacatttatctgacagcttcagttacttttcaggtctttttttggatattttcagcatcttttttataatctatatctctttctagttgttttatgtccctgaatagacattttgcatatttttggtagttttgtggagttttttttcttcttttcatgtatttttttgtctccgtatagtcattttatgtctaatttcttcaaattgatcatgatttttatgtaaaatctcgacctgaaaaatgattttgtgtccctttgctgtctttttatgtatttttttgcatctttttatataattaatatctctttcttgttgttttatgtccctgaattgacattttgcatatttttggtagttttgtgggGTTTCATACACTCCCTCAAAGTTTTCTTTCTTAATATTCTGACTCTGAGGGAAGTGTAACAGCtttattcccttttttttttgtcatttcctgCGACTGAAAGTGTTTTATTGCTTCCAAATGTTGCAGAGTTTTGACTCTCTCTGATGTTTTCTCCTCTTTCAGGAGGCTGATGGAGCGTCTGCTCCACATCTGCTGTAGATACTTGAGGAGGAGCAGCTCTTCTGCAGGGTTTTGTCCAGTTTCTGCATCATATTCACCtccactgatgtccagcagctcctcctgctcctcttagTCTAAAGTCTTCCTCTAATCAGTGAACCAGagagtccacactgcaaaaaaggagtcaaaaaaacagataaaacagtaaatctgagagaaacgatcttgctgcatggacagataatttaccttgataagatttattaaattaagattattaaatctagagaTAAGAagaataaatgaactcttaaaacaagatcaattatctaacacttcacACATCTaacacatgaaatgaccaaaaaagacgtaaaaaaagacagaaaaatgcctaaaaaatgacatgaaatgaccaaaaaaagatgtcaattgaccaaaaaaaatgcttaaattaaaaaataaactctttttttggtcaatttgtgtattttttggtcattttgtgtctttttaatggttattatgtgactttttgttcaatttgtgtttttttttggtcattttgtgtctttttttggtcattttgtgtcttttaagtggtcatttttacatatattttcggtcagtttgtgtctttttttggtcagtttgtctctttttaatggttattatgtgtctttttggtcattttgtgtattttttttggtcattttgtgtcttttttggtcaatttgtgtctttttttggtcaatttgtgtcttttttaaacgtTCAagatgcttatttctagatttaataatcttaatttaagaaatctcatCAAGGTAAATTAAGatcaagatcatttccctcagatttactgtttttatctgttttttagccCTTTTTTGCGGTGTAGCTGTGATAGTTACCTctttcttttagtttttctctCTAACGCAGGAGAAAGTTCACTCTGCTACTCAGGAATAAAcagatcataataataataattactggTGTTTGTCATGAACAGAGAGTCTGTGAGCTGTGAATTAAAACCAGACTGAACATTAATAACTCGGGTCAGAATCATAAATCTCTAAAGACAAAGTGTAGCtattaatcacacacacacacacacacacacacacacacacacatgaagccTCTCATCACTTATATCCATAAATATcgtttgttgtttcttttttatatataaatataaatgactgATGCTCTGTAACTACAttgaatgtgtctttttttgaatgaaaatgtgatgttttgtgttgtaaactgatgcacacacacacacacacacacacacacacacacactgccctctgctggggaacacacacacacacacacacacactgagtcaacacacacacacacacacacaccatgaaaCTGGAACTGTTGAGCAACTGGTTTGTCAAACTGTACaatgtcaaacatttttaataaatctgATCCAAACTGAAACAGTTTGTgcatcaatttgtgtctttttagtggtcattttacatctatttttgttcattttgtgtcttttttgtcaatttgtgtccttttagtggtcattttacatctatttttgttcattttgtgtcttttttgtcaatttgtgtccttttagtggtcattttacatctatttttgttcattttgtgtcttttttgtcaatttgtgtctttttagtggtcattttacatctatttttgttcattttgtgtcttttttggtaattttgtatatttttaatggtcattatatgtctttgttggtcatttcacgtctattttggtcattttgtgtctttttttggtccatttgtgtattttttggtcatttttacagatatttttggtcaattttgtctttttaatggtcattatatggctttttttggtcaatttgtgtctattttagtcaattttacatctacagtcatggaaacattcttgataattgAAATCATTAGGAATAAagccatgttaaatgtctagatttcagctcttaaactcttatcatgtaaaaatgatcatcaAAAAAGcagcttctctgttgttttgcatgaaaaaaaatcataatatctGACTTTtttatgatgcatttatatgtttttatttactgtgtttacagtttttattctctgtgtctgtttgtcagcaggtttgCAGGAAAACTACCAGACAGATTCTCCTGAAAACTGGTGGAAGATGCAAATGAAAACATGCAGCGAATGCACCATTTAATTTTCTCTTACattaaatgtaactttatacttcgactccactacatttatctgacagctcctctttttctttttctttatgtgACGTttggagacagaggaggaggaggaggaggatgaagagcagAAGTGAACCTGCAGACGGTGATAAAcatctctgcaggtaagaggaAGAATCTttcattttggggtgaactgtccctttaatctGATCATTGTGGCGTtcttcttttcatgtattttttggttgttttttgtctctgtatagtcattttatgtctaaatttatcatgttttttatgtttaatctagTTACATTCCTCCTCTGGTtattaaatgtctctttttaacactttttatgtcttttttggacattttgtgcatcTTCTTGTGTAATTTGCATCTATTTATAGCTGTTTTGTGCaactttgttgtctttttctctttttttgtagtttgtagagtttcttttcttcttcttttcattttatgtctaaatgtatcatgttttttatgtttaatctagTTACATTCCTCCTCTGGTTATCAAACGTctctttttaacactttttatgtcttttttggacattttgtgcatctttttgtgtaatttgtatctatttgcagctgttttgtgctgtttttttcactttttttgtagttttgtagagtttcttttcttcttcttgtcattttatgtctaaatgtatcatgtttttttatgtttaatctcgacctgaagagtaactaaagctgtcaggtaaatgtagtacaataaaaagtttaatatttacgtctgaaatgtagtgaaattgaagtataaagttacataaaatggaataaCTCCAGTAAAGTTGCACCAGTGTTCTTCCTGATATAACTGCTGTAGAGTCTTTCTAGTTATTGTagcatttagtttattttagctcaaacagacagaactgcaggaaTAAAAGTCTTTGTAaagtaaaagttgtttttaaatattcctCAGAGTTTTCTCTATTAATGTTGTGAGTGTCAGAGTTTTATTTCCTGGTTCTGATTAGATTacatgagactctggagcaGCGTTACTGTGAGTCTGATCTATGTTTAGAGCTGCAGCCACCAGggaacattacacacacacacacacacacacactgaacacacacacacacacacacacacacacacacacacactgaacacacacacacagatctctgactgactttttttaacagtttctgcTCGAACGTGAGACACAATTCATCCTAAcggagaaagaaaacagagatTCAGCTCTGAAATCAAATCAGAGAGATAGAAACggtagagacacacacacacacacagatacacacacacacacataaatacacacacacacacacacacacacacacacagatacacacacacattaatacacacacacacacacacttaaacttacacacttaaacacacacatacacacagaaacacacacatacacacagacagagacagacacaaacaagtacatgcacacacacttaaacttacacacacacacacacacacatgtacacacagacagactcatatacttacacacatacagggagacacacacgtacacgcacacacagatacacacacacaaatgtacacACACCTAAACTTACACACTTACAAATaaacttacaaacacacacacgtgtaaacacacacacacacacacatacacacacacagaaacacacacatacacacagacagacagagagacagacacacacacacctaaacttacacacacaaacacacacgtacataAAGACAGACACATATActtacacacacgtacacacacacacacacacacacacacagacaaacacacaaacacacacacatacacacacacatacacatacagagagagagccacacacagatacacacacacacaaatgtacacACACCTAAACTTACACACTCACAAATacacttacaaacacacacacacacacacacacacacacacacacagacagagagacagacagacacacacaagtacATGCACAGACACCTAaacttacacaaacacacacacacacacacacaaacacacacgtacacacagacagacacatatacttacacacatgtacacacacacacacaaacacacagacaaacaaacacacccacatacagagagacacacacagacatgtacatttagtcatttagacgcttttatccaaagtgacttacagaaaaagggaaaaaatcaaagacacacacacacacacacacacacacgtagacacacacacatacacacacacacacacacacacacacacacacacacgtagacacacgtaaacaaacacacacacaaacacaagcaccCGTACGTGTCACTCTGAAACGATCTCAGTGATTGTTTTAAAAGTGCAGCGTTCTGATTGGCCGACAGTCAGCTgtgttctgattggctgacagtcAGCTGTTCTCACCTGTTTCTTTCAGCTGCTGCTACAAACTTTCTGCTCCATTTTTAGCTCAAAGTTTTCGTCTGTTCAGAGATAAATGAGACAATAAAGAGACTCTGTTTCACTCTGGAGATTTATTTCTTTGAGGGATTACAGCTGAGGGGAAAAAACCTAAAAGAAAGTATAAAAACACCAATAAATCACcagaaataagagaaaatgtGAATGGAATATAAAAAAGTGGATTTTCTTAATAATTTGTTACTTTAGTAGAATCTACAGTTGAATTTATCAGAAACTTTTAGATCAAGAAAAATAACCGTTTGGCTGATTCCAGTTCAGAATTTACTGCTTTTCTTTCTCATATATAAtcgtaatatataataatatatatataatcattccTCCTCTGGTtattaaatgtctctttttttggacattttgtgcatctttttgtgtaatttgtatctatttgtagATGTTTTGTGCAACTTAGTCgtgttctctcttttttttggtagttttttagagtttcttttcttcttttcatgtattttttggttgttttttgtctcactAGAGTCATTTTATCtctaaatttatcatgtttttatgttaaaaccctaaaaactaactaaagctgtcagataaatgtagtataaagtaaaaagtaaaaagttcaaATTTTACCTCTTAAATTTAGTgaggtagaagtataaagttatataaaatggcaatactcaagtaaagaacctTAAAATGTTGTCTCTTTTAatccttttatgtctttttgtgtaatttgtgtctatttgtagctgttttgtggcCTTTTGTGAtctttttatgggttttttggtatttttttgtctctgtataGTCATTTTATctctaaatgtatcatgtttttatgttaaatctaaaGTCCCACCACTGTAATCCCTGATATAAAGATCATAAAGTAGTTGTAGGTTGGTGTATTTATAGACATCAGCTGACTGAGTgctttatatttagtttaagtGAATAAAGGAGTGAAGAGACTGAATGAGAAGTTgatctttgtgtgtttaaacGTGACGAAGCGTCTCTGAATATCTTTCCGTCACAGCTCCGGTTATTCCAGTCTCTCTGACAGCATCGTGTCCTGAATCACGCCGTCATCTCCCGTCCAGCCGGCTGGCTGGCCGGGTCGCGAGGGCGTCCAGTTGCTTCCTTCAGTCTGACAGCAGCTGCTCTGCGTGGCGGTCGGCCGCCTCCACCAGATTCCTGCAGCGCTGGAGGCTATTTTTAGAGGTGGGCTGGGATTAAATGTCAGGGTCTTCACTCGGGGAACCTTTCCTCCACTCTGCCTTTCCCAGCCAGGACCTACTGCCAAGAGGACCCGAggcctcctgctccttcctcagACCCCCTCAGGTTCGCCGTGTCCCCCTCCCGCCTCGCCATGGACCCCAACGCCATCAAGGAGGAGCTGCGCCTCTTCCAGAGCACGCTGCTGCAGGACGGGCTCAAGGAGCTGCTCAACGAGAACCGCTTCGTGGACTGTACGCTCAAGGTGGGCCACCGGGGACCAGGGGGACCAGTCTCAGTCCGGGGGGAACCAGTCTTAGTCTGGGGGGACCCAGTCTCAGTCTGGGGGGAACCAGTCTTAGTCTGGGGGGAACCAGTGTTAGTCTGAGGGGAACCAGTCTGAGGCTGAGGGGAACCAGTCTGAGTCTGAGGGGAACCAGTCTGAGTCTGGGGGGAACCAGTCTGAGTCTGAGGGCCGCAGGTCCCAGGCTGAATTCTAACAGCTCCTCTAGTGTGGTAGAAAatgattttatacattttatttattttttgattattattttattattgtgatgatttatttctgatttatttaacatatatatatatatatttaatattattattatattatttacttttatatatttttatattattttattattattatattttttttattgtgatatgattcattttttatttattaaatatatatttatttatattcatttattgttgttattattattattaatattattgtatgatttatttttgatttatttattattataactgtttatttactttgatatatttttatattattttattattattattattgtgatttgattcattttttatttattaaatatatagttatttacctatttatttactttatatatttttatattaatttattgttattattattaatattattattatgatttattttttgtttattaaatatatatttatttaactaattaCTGAACTATTTATttacgtatgtttttttaattatcatgtttatatgatttttaaaattttattatatatattcatttacctatttatttatttatttacttatttatattttttaaatgtttattattcaatgatttattttttatttattaaatgtatattcatttaactatttatttacttatatatagatttttttaattattattatgtgatttattttttatttattaaatatattttaattttcctatttatttaattatatatatatatatatatatatatatatttatatatatatatatatatatatatattatattattttattactattattatcattattatatgatttattttttatttattaaatatatattaattttcctatttatttaattatatatatattttatattattttattcttatcattatcattattattattattattatatgatttattttttatttatcaagtaGATATTTctttacctatttatttatttatttataaatattttttattataattatatgatTAATTtcaatgtattaaatatttattcatttacctattattttatttacttatgtatatatatatattttttttattattattattatttttatttattaaatatatattaatttacatatttatttacttttatatatatatttattgtattattatatgattatttttttatttattaaatagcCATCTTCACTATGTGCCAGTACTGTAACAAGCTGCTTCAGTGAGctataaaatgatttttaatactttttatggACGTGTCGCTACAGGTGGGCGACCGCAGCTTCCCGTGCCACCGGCTGATCATGGCGGCGTGCAGCCCGTACTTCAGGGAGATCTTCTTCACGGAGGAGGGGAAGGAGGCGGAGAACACCAAGGAGGTGGTGCTGGAGGAGGTGAACCCGGCCATCCTGGACATGATCATCCAGTATTTATACTCGGCGGAGATCGACCTGACGGACGACAACGTGCAGGACATCATCGCCGTGGCCAACCGCTTCCAGATCCCGTCCGTCTTCACCGTGTGCGTCAACTACCTGCAGAAGAAGCTGTCGGTGGGGAACGCCATGGCCATCTTCAGGATGGGGCTGGTGCTCAGCTGCCCGCGGCTCGCCGTCGCCGCACGCAACTTCATCGCCGACCGCTTCGAGCTGCTCTGTAAGGACGAGGAGTTCCTGAAGCTGGCGCCACACGAGATGTTCGCCATCATCGGAGGAGACGCCGTCAAcgtggagaaggaggaggtggtgtTCGAGGCGGTGATGGCGTGGGTCCGCCACGACAAGGAGCGCGTCAAGGTGACACCACACCACTGTCACGGCTCCCTATAGTGggatagaaaattattttatactttttattgatttttatattattattttattattttattattatatgatttgttttttattttaccatttatttaattatttatatgctttatatacttttatattattttaatattattattattattattattattatgttttttaaaatgtattgcatatatatttatttacctatttgtttaattatatttatatatatatatatatatatttatatatatatatatatatatataaatatatatatatatatatatatatatttatttatttatttatattattttattattatgtttttttatttattaaatatatattcattcaACTATttatacactattattattattattattattatcattatatgatttatttttgtattcaatttatatttatttaacaatttatttaattatatttatttatatatatatatatttatgtatttatatatacatatattttattttatttattttatttaatatatgtttatttacttttactttattaatattattgttattattattattattattattattattattaataataatattaatatctgATCTCCAGGTGCTGAAGGACGCCTTTAACTGcgtgcatttctttttttattttataattattaatattaatatgtttATGATCTTTAGGTTCTGAAGGACGCCTTTAACTGCGTgcgtttattttgttattttattattattaatattattattattttcttcaggTGTTGAAGGATGCCTTTAACTGCAtgcgtttatttttttattttattattattattattattaatatttttatttcctccAGGTCCTGAAGGACGCCTTTAACTGCGtgcgtttatttttttattattaatattaatattaatattattattatgatcttTAGGTATTGAAGGACGCCTTTAACTGCGTGcgtttattataattattaatattattattattattttctccaggTGTTGAAGGACGCCTTTAACTGCGtgcgtttatttttttattattaatattaatattattattatttcctccAGGTCCTGAAAGACGCCTTTAACTGCGTGCGTTTCCGCCTGCTCCCTGAGAAGTTCTTCCAGGAGAAGGTGGagtctgatgacatcatcaaggcGGAGCCGGAGCTGCAGAAGACGCTGCAGGTGATCCGAGACGCCTTCAAGGGGAAACTCCCCGAGACGCCGAGCGGCGGCGCCGGCGGCGAGGAGGGCGAGGGGGCGGAGTCAGCGGCCAGCGCGCTGCCCGGCTTCCTCAACAACGAGCTGAGACACGGCATGTTCGCTCGCCACTTCATCGTCATGATCAACGACACGGCGGCCGTCGCCTACGACGTCAACGAGAACGAGTGCTTCCTGGCCGCCATGTCGGAGCAGGTCCCCAGAAACCACGTCAGCCTGGCGTCCCTCAGGAACCAGCTCTACGTCATCGGGGGACTCTTCGTCGACGAGGACAACAAGGACGTCCCCCTGCAGTGCTACTTCTACCAGGTAGTAATACTACTAATACCAggtaataatactactactactactacttctaccaGGTAATaattctactactactaccaggTAAACTACTTCTACCAGGTATTaatactaccactactactaccaaTACTAGGTAAACTACTTCTACCAggtaataatactactaataccaGGTAATAATACTACTACCAGGTAATACTACTTCTACCAGGTAATACTACTTCTACCAGGTATTTAATACTACCAggtaataatactactaatactaatacttcTACCAGGTAATAATACTACTACCGGGTAATACTACTTCTACCAGGTAATAATACTACTACCAggtaataatactactaatactaatacttcTACCAggtaataatactactaatactagtACTTCTACCAggtaataatactactaatactaataatagtACTACCAGGTAAACTACTTCTACCAGGTAATAATACTACTACCAGGTCATACTACTTCTACCAGGTAATAATACTACTACCAggtaataatactactaatactaatacttcTACCAggtaataatactactaatactagtACTTCTACCAggtaataatactactaatactaataatactactacCAGGTAATACTACTTCTACCAGGTAATAATACTACTACCAGGTAATACTACTTCTACCAGGTATTTAATACTACCAggtaataatactactaatactaacACTTCTACCAGGTAATAATACTACTACCAGGTAATACTACTTCTACCAGGTAATAATACTACTACCAGGTAATAATACTACTACCAggtaataatactactaatactagtACTTCTACCAggtaataatactactaatactaataatagtACTACCAGGTAAACTACTTCTACCAGGTAATAATACTACTACCAGGTAATACTACTTCT is a window of Centropristis striata isolate RG_2023a ecotype Rhode Island chromosome 24, C.striata_1.0, whole genome shotgun sequence DNA encoding:
- the LOC131962922 gene encoding kelch-like protein 41b, whose protein sequence is MDPNAIKEELRLFQSTLLQDGLKELLNENRFVDCTLKVGDRSFPCHRLIMAACSPYFREIFFTEEGKEAENTKEVVLEEVNPAILDMIIQYLYSAEIDLTDDNVQDIIAVANRFQIPSVFTVCVNYLQKKLSVGNAMAIFRMGLVLSCPRLAVAARNFIADRFELLCKDEEFLKLAPHEMFAIIGGDAVNVEKEEVVFEAVMAWVRHDKERVKVLKDAFNCVRFRLLPEKFFQEKVESDDIIKAEPELQKTLQVIRDAFKGKLPETPSGGAGGEEGEGAESAASALPGFLNNELRHGMFARHFIVMINDTAAVAYDVNENECFLAAMSEQVPRNHVSLASLRNQLYVIGGLFVDEDNKDVPLQCYFYQLDPLTSEWLALPPMPSPRCLFNIGESENLLFAVAGKDLQSNESLDSVMCYDIEKMKWSESKKLPLKIHGHAVLSHRGTVYCIGGKTDDNKALNKVFAYNHKQAEWRELAAMKTPRAMFGSVIHNGKMVVAGGVNEDGLINSCEAYDFTTNKWEVFTEFPQERSSVNLLSVSGSLFAVGGFTMVEMENKEVAPTEVTDVWQYEEDKKQWSGMLREMRYAAGSSCVSMRLNAARMPKL